DNA from Stutzerimonas decontaminans:
AGCTTCGAGGCGAGGATGAAGCGCCCGATCAGGATGCAGCCGATGAGCAGCGCCGCGTTGACGAAGTAGAGGATGGTCTTCGCCTCGTCAGTGCGAATGTCCCAGCCGAGCAGCGTCTTCAGGTCGGTGATGCCGTTTACCCCGCCGGTCAGGCCCTGCTGGCCGATGATCAGGATGGTCAGGATCGCCGCGATGGCCTGGGTGACGATGGAGAAGTACACGTCGCCCACCCGGCGCTTGAACATCGCCACACCGATGATCAACGCGAGAATCGCCGGCACCGCGACCACGGCAAGCAGGGTGAAGCCGAAGCTCTGGAAGGGCTGCCAGAACAACGGCAGCTCGGTGATCTGGTTCCAGTCCATGAAGTCCGGAATACCGGGCGTGGACTGGATCCTGGTGCTTTCCGGATCGGATGCCTCGAGCTTGAGGAACATCGCCATGCAGTAGCCGCCGAGGCCGAAGAAGATCCCCTGCCCCAGGCTGAGAATGCCGCCGTAGCCCCAGCAGAGCACCAGTCCCACGGCAACGAAGGCGTAGGTCAGGTACTTGCCCACCATGTTCAGGCGGAAGCTGTCGAGCAGCAGCGGAAACACCAGCAGGAGCAGCGCCGCGAGGATCAGCAGACCGATGCCGCCCTGCTTTCCGCCGAAGAATTTATCGAGTGTCGAGTTCATGCCTTGGCCCTCACATCGTTCGCCATTGCCACCAAAAAACTGTTCATCATTTGCGCACCTTGGCCGTGAACAATCCCTGCGGACGCAGCATGAGGATCAGGATCACCGCCGAAAGGGTCAGCACCTTGGCCATCGAGCCGCTGATGAAGAACTCGGCGATCGACTGCGTCTGGGCGATGGAGAACGCCGAAGCGATGGTGCCGAACAGGCTGGCCGCGCCGCCGAAGACCACCACCAGAAAGGTGTCGACGATGTACAGCGAACCGGAGGTCGGGCCCGTCGAACCGATGGTGGTGAACGCCGCGCCGGCGACCCCGGCCACGCCGCAGCCCAGGGCGAAGGTCATGCGGTCGACCTTCTTGGTGTTGATCCCCACCGAACGTGCCATCACCCGGTTCTGCACCGTGGCGCGCACCTGCAGGCCCCAGCGCGAGCGGTACATGAGGACGAAGATCGCCGTGGTGAGCAGCAGTGTCAGCGCCATCACGAACAGCCCGTTGAGCGGAATGTCGATGGTGTCAGTGGGCATCCAGGAACCCATCAGCCAGTCCGGCAGCGTGGCGCTGACCTCGCGCGCACCGAAGATCGAACGGAACGCCTGCTGCATCACCAGTGACAGGCCCCAGGTCGCCAGCAACGTGTCCAGCGGGCGGTGATAGAGCTTGCTGATCAGCGCCCATTCGGCCAGCCAGCCAAGCGCACCGGCGATCACGAATGACAGCGCGATGGCGACGAAGAAATAGTAGGGCTGCAGCTCAGGCACATACTTGAGCGTCAGCACCGAGACCAGATAGGTGGTGTAGGCACCCACGGTGAGGAACTCGCCATGGGCCATGTTGATCACGCCCATCTGACCAAAGATGATCGCCAGTCCCAGAGCCATCAGCAGCAGCACGCAGAACACCGACAAGCCGTTGAAACCCTGCATGGCCGCGATGGCACCAAACTCCGATAGCCATTCCATGATGATGTCTCCTGATGGCAAAAGAGAGCGCCGCGGGCCAGCCGGCACGCGGCGCAGAGAGGGTTACTGGTAGCCTTTCGGGAAGGGATTCGGCTCGATCAGGTCGGACTCGAAGACCACCTGGAACTGACCGTCGGCCTGCGCCTGGCCGATGCGCGTCTTGCTCCACAGGTGCTGGTTCTCATGCACCTTCACGTAGCCTTCCGGCGCGGTGTTCAGCTCCAGTCCGGCGGAGGCGGCAACCACCTTGTCGACGTCGAAGCTACCGGCCTTCTCGACTGCGGCCTTCCACAGCCAGGGGCCGAGATAGGCGGCCTGGGTGACGTCACCAATCACCGCGTCGCTGCCGTACTTGGCTTTGAACGCCTTGACGAATTCGACGTTGTTCGGGTTGTCCAGGCTCTGGAAGTACTTCATCGAGGCGTAGAAGCCGGCCATGTTCTCGCCGCCGATGCCGAGCAGTTCGTCCTCGGTGACCGAGAGGGTCAGCAGGGTCTGCTTGTCCGCGGTGATGCCGGCAGCCTTGAGCTGCTTGTAGAAGGCGACGTTGGAGCCGCCGACCACGGCAGCGAAGATCACGTCGGGCTTCTTCAGCTTGATCTTGTTGGTCAGCGAGCCGAACTGGGTGTTGCCCAGCGGGTAGTACTCCTCGCCCACCACCTTGCCGCCGAGCACGTTCTCGATGTGCTTGCGGGCGATCTTCATCGAGGTGCGCGGCCAGATGTAGTCCGAGCCGAGCAGGTAGAAGGTCTTGGCGCCCTTCTCCTTGGCGACCCAGTCGAGGCCGGCGAGGATCTGCTGGGTGGCCTCCTGGCCGGTGTAGACGACGTTCTTCGACTGCTCCAGGCCTTCATAGAAGGTCGGGTAGTAGAGCAGCCCGTTCTCCCGCTCGAAGATCGGCAACACCGCCTTGCGCGAGGCCGAGGTCCAGCAGCCGAACACTGCCGCGACCTTGTCGCGCTCCAGCAGCTTCTTGGCCTTTTCGGCGAAGGTCGGCCAGTCGGACGCGCCGTCTTCCTGCACCACCTTGATCTGCCGGCCAAGGATGCCGCCGGCCGCGTTGATCTGCTCGATAGCCAGGCGCTCGGCCTGAATAGAGCCGGTCTCGGAGATGGCCATGGTGCCCGTCGCCGAATGCAACTGCCCGACCACCACTTCCGTATCGGTGACCGCCAAGCCGGTGGTGTTGACCTCGGCGCTGGCGCTCGAGGCGAAGATGCTCATTGCCAGCATCGAGAGTGCCGCAGCCCCCTGCGCAAGCCGGCGGGGAAGGCGGCGTGACGAACCCGTCAGTTGTGAATCCATGATGATTGCTCCTGTCTCGGTGGGCCGTGCTTGGCTTGCCGCAACATTGCTGCTGCGGGCCGGCATCGGGTCGGGAGCAAGAATGGGCTCGGCTGTCTGGCCGGGGTATACGCAGGATGACGTAAGCGGGTACGTCATCTGACGTATCCGTAACAGGTGCACTGCTGGTGCATCCTTGCGCCGGTATGGAGCACGCCAGCAGCCGGCAACCCTTGCCCCTGCCGATCACGGCAGCGCTGCGC
Protein-coding regions in this window:
- the urtC gene encoding urea ABC transporter permease subunit UrtC; the protein is MNSTLDKFFGGKQGGIGLLILAALLLLVFPLLLDSFRLNMVGKYLTYAFVAVGLVLCWGYGGILSLGQGIFFGLGGYCMAMFLKLEASDPESTRIQSTPGIPDFMDWNQITELPLFWQPFQSFGFTLLAVVAVPAILALIIGVAMFKRRVGDVYFSIVTQAIAAILTILIIGQQGLTGGVNGITDLKTLLGWDIRTDEAKTILYFVNAALLIGCILIGRFILASKLGRLLMAMRDKEERVRFSGYDVASFKIFVFCVAASFSAIGGAMFTLQVGFMSPSFVGIVPSIEMVIFAAVGGRMSLLGAVYGALLVNYGKTVFSESFPELWLYFMGGLFIAVVMYFPNGLAGLWQSHARPWLARLRLPDRRQPSMKPKPPAEQPGAGGATIDAVPAKQLESTP
- the urtA gene encoding urea ABC transporter substrate-binding protein, which encodes MLAMSIFASSASAEVNTTGLAVTDTEVVVGQLHSATGTMAISETGSIQAERLAIEQINAAGGILGRQIKVVQEDGASDWPTFAEKAKKLLERDKVAAVFGCWTSASRKAVLPIFERENGLLYYPTFYEGLEQSKNVVYTGQEATQQILAGLDWVAKEKGAKTFYLLGSDYIWPRTSMKIARKHIENVLGGKVVGEEYYPLGNTQFGSLTNKIKLKKPDVIFAAVVGGSNVAFYKQLKAAGITADKQTLLTLSVTEDELLGIGGENMAGFYASMKYFQSLDNPNNVEFVKAFKAKYGSDAVIGDVTQAAYLGPWLWKAAVEKAGSFDVDKVVAASAGLELNTAPEGYVKVHENQHLWSKTRIGQAQADGQFQVVFESDLIEPNPFPKGYQ
- the urtB gene encoding urea ABC transporter permease subunit UrtB — translated: MEWLSEFGAIAAMQGFNGLSVFCVLLLMALGLAIIFGQMGVINMAHGEFLTVGAYTTYLVSVLTLKYVPELQPYYFFVAIALSFVIAGALGWLAEWALISKLYHRPLDTLLATWGLSLVMQQAFRSIFGAREVSATLPDWLMGSWMPTDTIDIPLNGLFVMALTLLLTTAIFVLMYRSRWGLQVRATVQNRVMARSVGINTKKVDRMTFALGCGVAGVAGAAFTTIGSTGPTSGSLYIVDTFLVVVFGGAASLFGTIASAFSIAQTQSIAEFFISGSMAKVLTLSAVILILMLRPQGLFTAKVRK